Sequence from the Rhodanobacter sp. genome:
GGCCCCGGCCGTCGACGAGGTGGCGCAGGTGCTGGCCGACACCGGCGTTGTGCCGGACGCGCCGTTTCATGCCGCCGTCATGGAGCATGCCTGCAACTGGAAACTGCTGGTGGAGAACGTGCTCGAGGGCTACCACCTCAGTTTCGTGCATGGCAACAGCTTCAGGCCTGCGGGCTTCACCTCCACCGGCCGCTACGCCTGGCATGGCGGCCGATACACCTCGTGGAGCGAATTGCTTCCCGCCGACGCGGCGGACAAGACCGCGGCGCTTCGCCGCCTCGCGCCGCAGGCCGGGCACTTCTACCGCCATGGCTACGTCTTCCCGGACCTGTTCCTGTCCAATACCAATGGCCTGGTCGGTTTCCTCAGCCACGTCATCCCGGTGGACGCGACGCGCACGCGGCTGGCCTGGCAGCTGTTCGAGCTGCCAGCCCTCAAGGCATTGCCGCCTGCACTGCGGCAGCACATGCGTGACGAGGCGATCGCCTTCACGCAGCAAGCGCTGGCGGAGGACAAGATCCTGGTCGAAGCCTGCCAGCAGGGGTTGGAGGCGGACGGCTTCGAGGTGCAGCTGCAGCCCCAGGAGGCGCGCATCGCGCACTTCCATGCGCTTTACCTGGAGAGGACGAACGATGTTTGAAGGCAAGACCCTGCTCGTCACCGGCGCGACTTCGGGGATCGGTTTCGCCACGACACGGCGATTGCTGGCCGAGGGCGCCAGGGTAGTGGCCGTCGGCCGCAATCCGCAGCGCCTGGCGGAGCTTGTGCAGCATGGCGGCGACGCGGTGCTGCCGCTGGCTTTCGACCTCACCGATTTCGCGCGCTATCGCGAAGTGCTGGCTCCGGTGCCGGCACTGGATGGCCTGGTCCATTCCGCCGGCATCGTGGAGAACAACCCGCTGCGCTTCTTCTCGCTGGAAACGCACCAGCGCATCGTGGCGATCAACCAGACGGCGCCACTGGCCCTGGTGGCCGAGCTTGCGCGTTCCAACAAGCTCAATGCGGGCAGCGCGATCGTCTTGCTTTCCTCCATCCTCGGCCAGGGCATCGGAATGAAAGGCACGGCCAGTTACGCGGGCACCAAGGCGGCATTGACTGCGTTTGCGCGGGTGATGGCGCTGGAACTGGCGCACAAGGGCATACGCGTGAACTGCGTGGCTCCAGGCATGGTGCAGACCGAGCTCGTGGAGAACCAGCATCAACTGTCCGAAGAGGCGATGCAAGCCGACCGCGCCCGCTACCCGTTGGGCAAACGCTACGCGACGGCTCACGAGGTCGCCGCCGCCATCCGCTTCCTGCTCTCGTCCGATGCGGCCTTCATGACGGGCCAGACGCTTGTCGTCGATGGCGGATTCACGGCCCAATGAGCGCGAAGCCCCTCCTGCTGCTGGGTCGTGGCGGCTTTGGCCGCGAGGTGGCCGCGTGGATCGCGGCGCGGGCCATGCCGTTCGCCGTCCTGGGCTTTCTCGACGATGAAAACCCCGGCGAGCCCGACGTGCTGGGATCGATCCAGGGCCATGAGCCGCGGCAGGACGCAAGCTACCTCACCTGTTTCGGTGACGGACATGCACGGCACCAGGTCCGCACGCAATTGCAGGCGCGCGGCGCGCGTTTCGCCAGCCTGGTTTCGCCCGACGCGATGACCGCGACGCCGCTGGAGGATGCCATCAACGGCATTTTCCTTGGCGCCTGCAGCATCTCCGCCGGCGTGGCGCTGGGTGACGACCTGCTGGTGCAGGGGTTCGCCGTGGTGGGCCACGACGTCGCCATCGGCACCGGCGTCACCATCAGTTCGCACGCCTTCATCGGCGGCCACGCCACGCTGGAGCCGTTCTGCACGGTGCACCCGCATGCCGTGGTGTTGCCGCACGTGGTGGTCGGCGAAGGCGCGGTGGTCGGCGCCGGCAGCGTGGTCATCAAGGATGTACCGCCCGGCGCCACCGTGTTCGGCGCGCCGGCGAAAATCATTGTTCCGGGGGTACGCGATGCCTGAGGTCTACATCCGCGGCATTGGCGCCGCGCTCGGCGGCCACATCGAACAGAACGACGCGGTCACGCTGGGCCAGCCGGAGGCCGAGTGCCAGCGCATCGTCGCCAAGGTCGGCGTGCATAGCCGGCCGATCGCCGCGGAAGGCCAGTACACCAGCGACCTCGCGCGTGCGGCCGTCGCATCGCTGCTGGAAAAGACGGCGACTCCGGCCGGCGAGGTCGGCGCGCTGCTGGTGTGCACGCAGACGCCCGACCATCTCATCCCCGGCGTGTCCTCGCGCCTGCACGGGCAATTCGACTTTCCTGCCGACTGCTTCGTGCTCGACATCAACCAGGGCTGCTCGGGTTTCGTGCTGGGTTCGCAGGTGATGGCGAACTGGTTGCGCGCTTCCGGCGGGCAGGGCGTGCTCGCGAATGCGGATACCTATTCGCGGCTCATCCGCCCGGACGACCTCGCCACGCGCATGCTGTTTGGCGACGCGGCGGCGGCCACGCTGTACTCCACCCGGCCCGGCGGCCTGCGCATCGTCGATTGCCGCAGCTATGCCGACGGTTCGGGCTACGACGCGTTCGTGGCCCGCGGGTCCGCCTTGCGCATCGATGCGCAAGGGGCGGCCGGCATCTGCATGGACGGCCCGGGCATCCTCAATTTCGCGTTGCGCAAGGTGCCGGAGGCGATGGCGCATGCGCTCGACGCGCAAGGCCTGGCCGCGGAAAAGCTGCGCATGGTGCTGTTCCACCAGGCCAACAGCTTCGTGGTGGGTCAGCTCATGCGCAAATTGAAACTGGCCGAGGCACAGGTGCCGCAGAACTGCGCGCACCTCGGCAACACCGTTTCCGCGTCGATTCCCTTGCTGCTGCTGGAACAGATGGACAAGCTGCGTCCGGGCGACCTCGTGCTCGCCGTCGGCTTCGGCGTCGGCCTGTCGTGGGGCACCTTGCTGCTGGAATGCGTCAAAAACCAAGGTGTCGCGTAAATACCAATCTCATTCGGCAGCCGCCGCTGCCTCCTGATCATTGTTTACCACTGGAATATCTCGTAGCTGTCGACGAAATGTTGGAAGCCTCATGCGGACGGATTTGCAACCTAATGCAAGGAAACTTGAGAAGGTAAAATGGCTCCGAAACTCATTGAGCGCTTTTTTTGCGGCAACCCAGTCCTGTGCCCGTACAGCCCAGACGAGCAGGCCCACTGCACTCTCCCAGCGATAGCCGCCATGGCGCTCTAGCTGCCACCCAAAATACGCATGCGCATCGGTATCAAACTGCAAACATGATTCATAAAAACGGACACGGGCCTTCGCGCCTGATCGCAGGGCCGAATTAGGGCTGACGCGATACACTGCCGCCACCAATGGAACATAAACCACTTTCCATTGCGCAGCCACGAACAAGTTAAGGACGCTATCTCCAAAACGATACTCACGCTTGACCATGCCCGAATTCAACAATGCAGCCACCGTCTGCTTACGCAATAGAACCGTGCACGTGCGAAGGATTTTCGGGAAGTACCACGTCGACAACAAGTTACCGCGGAGATATCGATCAGATACGCGTTGATGTGCTGAGCTATGCAAGTCGTAGACCCACCTTCCACCTTTGAACCTTGCACGCGTCCAATCAGCATGCACAATGCCAACGTCATCCCGACCCGCAATTGCAGAGACTTGTCGGGAGAGCTTGTCGTCAGCACACCAGAAGTCATCCCCTTCGCAGTACGCAATATAATCTCCGCGCGCACGTTCAAAGATACGAATCGCATTAGCATTCATTCCGACATTTCGATCAGAATGTATGACGCGTATTATTTCCGGATAACGTCGCTGATATTCCAATGCCACCAAAAGAGTGGCGTCAGTAGAAGCATCTTCGCCAATGATTAGCTCAAACGCGAAGTCACACTTTTGATTGATTACACCATTAATAGCTTGAGCAAGATAGTCCGCGTGGTTGTAGGTGATCATCAAAACGCTCACCAGCGGCCTTTGAACAAGCCGCAATGGATCACTACACTCAATTGAAATACTCAACGTCATACGCGTTCGATACGGTAAATAAGCGTAGGAATAAGTGGACGCATCAGATACAAGAGCTTGTCAGGGAAGGCATTGATGAAACGTCCGCCCATCGCCACCTTTGACTCTATCTTCAATGTCTCTCGCAAAGCTTCAATACAGATATTCTTGTAACGCAGGTTCGCAGCACGTAACATTCGCTCAATCTCACGCATTTCCAAGGGCTCGCAATCATAATGCGTACCCTTACGCATCAAGCGAAGGTAGGGCCCACGAAGCGACCGTGGCCACCAGCTGAGAAATTTAAGCTGAAAATGTGGCTCAGTCAGCATCCAGCGGTTTGGCACGGCCAGGTAACCAACCCCGGTTCGGCACATTACCCGCCTCACTTCGGCGAGGTGTCTAGCCTGTGCTTCAGCATCACCCACATGCTCAATTACATGATTGGTAAGGACCACGTCGAATGCCGCATCCGGGAACGGCAAATCGACTCCATCCACTTGATGATATTCATAACCCTCTGCAATCTGACGACTATCCATCACATCCACGGCCGTGACCTCGCAACGCAATTGCGGATGGGTGCCGAAATAATGCGCAATCCCTCCCGAACCGGCACCTATCTCAAGCATCCGAATTGGCTGTGGACGGTGAGCTAGATCCAACAATCGTTCGATCTTCAGCCCTTTGAGCCGCCGCGAAGGCAGGTCAAGAACCGCGTGCGGCTGCCTCAGTTTTTCCATTACACGACCTGAATTTACCTTGTGTTCGGCCTCAGCCATCTCGAGGATCCAGTAAATGGCATAAGCGCTTTCCAAACTCCGGCCATGCCTTCTTCATGGCAAATGTGCGACAGGCTTCAACAGTGGCGCATTGATGCGGCTGCGCCAACCATCGCTTGACAGCCTCGCTCATACCTGCGTAATCGCCAGATTTAATCAAGGTGCCTGTCTGGCCATCCTGCACTGCATCAGGCACCCCGCCAACGGCGAAAGCGACAGTGGGCAACCCATGCGCAGCGGCCTCTAGGGCGACCATACCAAAACCTTCGACGTCTCCCGGCGAATCGAGCACTGGAAATACATGCAGATTAGCAGCCTGATAAGCCGCATGAAGCGATTCCTCATCACAGCGCCCAAGCATTCGCACATTTCGACTAACGCCCGCACTTTCGGCAGCGGCAACAATGCGATCGCGCTCCGAACCGGACCGCGCATACAAAGCGTCACTGGCCTCCCCTCCAATGACCACAAGCACCACATCAGGATGGTCGGCCACTATATCGGGTAGCGATTCCGCCACGAACCTTGCGAGCCCCTTGCGCTGGGTCAAGCGACCCACCGACAACAATAGCCTGCTCTGACCTAAACCGTGATGCTTCCGAAAGCCGAGTGCAATTGCAGCATCCAATGAGTGCAAGTCAGTACCAGGGTATAGAACGTGCAACTTTTCTCCAGAAACCCCATGACGAGATGCGAGCTGTGCCGTGTGGACGCTATTAGCCAACACCAGATCGCACCGCCGTATGAAAGGCAGCCACAGCCACCTGTAGATACGGCGTGGCACCACGATGTCCAAGCCGTGCAGATAGACAACAGTGCGCGCCCCCGAACACCGGGCCGCCAACATCGCTATCGGCGCAACCAGACCGCTTCCTGCCAGTATCCATCTCGGGCGACGACGCCACGCAAGTATAGTGGCGTGCCACATGGTCGCCACCAGAAACATAAGCAACGGCCGGACTTTGCTTTCGCGCACCAAAACTTGTGGTGTGACGAATTCGGCGCAGCCGACTGGACCGCACAAAGCAACCCGCCAATTGCTCTGCAGTGCCGTAAGCAGGTGTTGATTAACCTTCTCCATCCCACCCAATAAAGGCGGAAAATTTCTCGTTACTAGCAGCGCCAATGGGCGCGAGTCACCGTCGTCATACATCGCGGCGATACGTCAGCGCCGTGATCTGTTCGGACACAAGCCCGATCAGGAAAACAACCACTGCCGCACTCCACAGCAATGTACTGCCGTTCGTCAGCCGTCCCTCGTGCATGAACGTCCAGGCGTAGTTGGTACAACCCAGCACAAAGAACGCTACCGCCGCGGGCACGAACAGCTTCAACGGCGAATACAACGTGGCGATCTTGAAGATGATCAGCAGGAAGCGCACGCCGTCCTTGATCGGCTTGATGTGGCTCTTGCCCACCCGCTGCGCGGCCTTGATCGGCACATAGGCCACCGGGTAGGCGCTGCGGAAGAAGGCCATGGTGCTGGTGGTGGGGTAGCTGAAGCCGTTGGGCAGCAGGTGGATGAACTCGCGAAACTTGTCGGCACGCACGGCGCGGAAGCCGGAGGTGAGGTCGGCGACCGGATGTCCGGTCATGCGGGTGGCCAGCCAGTTGTAGAGGGTGTTGGCCACGCCACGGCCCACACCTGCCTGGCTGCCCCAGTCGCGGGCACCGACGGCCATGTCGAAACCTTCGTCGAGCTTGGCCAGCAGGCGTGCCACGTCGGCCGGGTCGTGCTGCCCGTCGCCATCCATGAACACCAGCAACTCACCCTTGGCAGCGCGGGCGCCGCGTTTGATCGCCGCACCATTGCCCATGGAATACGGCGAGGAGAGGCAGGTGACGCCGGACTGGCTGCATACGGCGCGCGTATCGTCCGATGAGCCATCATCCACCACGATGATCTCCGCATCGGGCTGCGCTGCGCGCAATCGCGGCAGCAGTTGGGCAAGCGCCGGCGCTTCGTTCTTGGCAGGCAGGATGATGCTGAGACGGTTCAACGGCAAAACTCCCCACGGGATTGCCCGGAATCATAGCGTGAAGCCAGCGTCGCGACTGCGCTCTCCAGTCGCACCAATGGGTGACCTGCAAGGCCGACTGGGGTAGATTCGACCCCGAAAGAAGATCGGGGGGCGACGCACATGTCATCTGCTATGCAAACACCACTGACCGGACTGACCGGCCTGGCCCGGCGGCTGGTAACCGAGGGCCTGCTGCCGGAGGCGGATGCGCGCCAGGCCGTGCAGGAAAGCACCCAACAGCGGGCCACACTGACTTCGTGGCTGCTGGACAAGAACCTAGTGGACAGCACGCGCCTGTTGCGGCTGGCCTCGCAAGAGTTCGGCATGCCGATGCTTGACGTGGCGACCATGAATCCGGCGCATTTGCCGATCAGCCTGGTCAGCGAAGCCCTGCTGAACAAGCATCGCGCCCTGCCGCTGTTCCAGCGCGGCAAACGCCTGTTCGTCGGCATTGCCGACCCGATGCAGCTGAACGCTCTGGAGGAGATCAAGTTCCACTCAGGCTGCATGGTGGAACCCATCCTGGTCGAGCGCGGCCAGCTCAACCGCGCCATCGACACCACGCTCAGCAGCATGCACGACGTGATGCCCGACATGGGCGGCGACGACTTCGGCGACCTGGACACCGAAGGCGGCGACGGCGACGAAGGCCCTTCCGGCATCGATGCCAATGCCAACGACGATGCGCCGGTGGTGAAGTTCGTCAACAAGATCCTGGTGGACGCGATCAAGCGGGGCGCCTCGGACATCCACTTCGAGCCATTCGAAACCCAATACCGGGTGCGCCTGCGCATGGACGGCATGCTGCGCGCCGTGGCCAGCCCGCCGCTGAAGATGGCCAGCCGCATTTCCTCGCGCCTGAAGGTGATGGCGCAACTGGACATCGCCGAGAAACGCGTGCCGCAGGACGGCCGCATCAAGCTCAACCTCAGCAAGAGCCGCGCGATCGACTTCCGCGTCAGCACGCTGCCCACGCTGTTTGGCGAAAAGATCGTGCTGCGCATCCTCGATGGCTCGGCGGCGAAAATCGGCATCGAAAAGCTGGGCTACGAGCCGGACCAGCAAAAGCTCTTCGTCGACGCCATTCACAAACCCTACGGCATGGTGCTGGTCACCGGCCCCACGGGCTCGGGCAAAACGGTGTCGCTGTACACCGGCCTCAACATGTTGAATACCGCCGAACGCAACATCTCCACCGCGGAGGACCCGGTGGAAATCCGCGTGGAGGGCATCAACCAGGTGCAGCAGAACGCCAAGCGCGGCATGACCTTCGCTAGCGCGCTGCGCTCGTTCCTGCGCCAGGACCCGGACGTGATCATGGTGGGCGAGATCCGCGACCTGGAAACCGCCGAGATCGCGATCAAGGCCGCGCAGACCGGCCACATGGTGCTGTCCACCCTGCACACCAACGACGCGGCGCAGACCATCGCGCGCCTGATGAACATGGGCATCGCGCCCTACAACATCACTTCCTCGGTCACCCTGATCATCGCCCAGCGCCTGGCGCGCCGCCTGCACAGCTGCAAGCGGCAGCAGAACCTGCCTCCGCAGCTGCTGCTGGATGCCGGCTTCACCCAGAAGGACATCGACGAAGGCCTCACCATCTACGAGGCTGTCGGCTGCGACGAGTGCAACGAGGGCTACAAGGGCCGCGTGGGCATCTACCAGGTGATGCCGATGCTGGAAGAAATCCAGAAAATCGTGCTGCAGGGCGGCAATGCGCTGCAGATCGCCGAAGTCGCCCGGGCCGCCGGCATCAACGACCTGCGCGCCTCGGCCATGCTCAAGGTCAAGCAAGGCCTCACCAGCCTCACCGAAATCGACCGCGTGACCAAGGATTGACCCCGCCGCGCGGCAACACCGTTTCCTGGCGCAGGGAGCGGAATCACCGGGGCTGGACGTACCTCTCGTAAAGCTGCGGCAGCCGCCACGGTTTCACAGCAGGAAAATGACGTAAGCTACGGTATCTGAACGGTTCCACTGCGCCCTGACCCGGCGCCGGAACGCATCACCAAGGGGACAGCGCATGGCCACGGCATCCGCAACCGCAAAGAAAGACACGCGCACGCTCGGCGCGGAGCGTGCCGCCGTCAGCAAGCTCACCACCTATGAGTGGGAGGCCCTGGACAAGCGCGGCAAACGCATGAAGGGCGAGATGCCGGCCAAGAACGCCTCGCTGGTTAAAGCGGAGCTGCGGCGCCAGGGCATGAACCCGCAGACCGTCAAGGAGCGCGCCAAACCGCTGTTCGGCTCTAGCGGGAGCACGGTGCAGCCACGCGACGTGGCGGTCTTCAGCCGCCAGATCGCCACCATGATGATGTCCGGCGTGCCGATGGTGCAGTCCTTCGACATCATTGCGGACGGCCAGAAAAACGTCCGCTTCAAGAACATGCTGATGGATGTGAAGCAAGGCCTGGAGGGCGGGCAGGCCTTGCACGAGGCACTGGGCCGCTATCCGGTGCAGTTCGACGAGCTGTACCGCAATCTGGTGCGTGCCGGCGAAGCCTCGGGTGTACTCGATACCGTGCTGGACACCGTGGCTACCTACAAGGAACGCACCGAGGCGCTGAAAAAGAAGATCAAGAAGGCGCTGTTTTATCCAATCATGGTGGTGGCGGTAGCCATCTTGGTCAGCATGATCATGCTGCTTTTCGTCGTGCCTGTCTTTGCGGATACCTTCAAACAAGCCGGTGCCGCCTTACCTGCCCCCACGCAGTTCGTGGTGTCCGCTTCGGAATTCATGAAGAGCTGGTGGTGGATGATCCTGATCGTCATCGTCGGCGGGGTGGTTGGGCTGGTGCAAGGCAAGCGCCGTTCAGTGAAATTCGCCCACTTCCTCGACCGTGTGACGCTGAAATTGCCGGTATTCGGCAAGATCATGCGCGAATCGGCCATCGCCCGCTTCGCTCGCACCCTCGGCGTCACCTTCCATGCCGGCGTGCCGCTGGTCGAGGCACTGGATTCGGTATCGGGCGCCACCGGCAGCGTGGTCTACGGCGACGCCGTGAAGCAGATGCGTGACGACATCTCTGTGGGCCATCAATTGCAGCTGGCCATGAAGCAAACCGGACTGTTCCCCAACATGGTGGTGCAGATGACCGCCATCGGCGAGGAATCCGGTGCACTGGACAACATGCTGTTCAAGGTCGCTGAATTCTACGAAGAAGAGGTCGAGAACGCGGTCGATACCCTGTCCACCTTGCTCGAACCGATGATCATGGTGATCCTCGGTGTCGTGGTGGGCGGTATGGTGGTTGCGCTGTATCTGCCGATCTTCAAGCTCGCCGGCACGTTCTGATGCCCTGTGCGGGAACGCCCCTGGTGCAGCCGCGTATGAAAGCGCAGCCCTGAGCAGCCTGTAGCCACCGACAGATACGCATGCCCGATCTGCCCTTTTCCGCCTGGGCCGCCCTCGCCGCCGTACTCGGCCTGCTGGTGGGCAGTTTCCTCAACGTGGTGATCCTGCGTCTGCCCGAACGCATGGCGGCCGCGTGGCGACGCGAAGCCCGCGACGTGCTGGAACTGGAAGCCGTCGACGAAGCGCTGCCGCCGGGCATCGTGCGCGAGCCCTCGCATTGCCCGCACTGCAAGCATCCGTTGTCAGCGGCGGACAACATCCCGCTGTTCGGCTGGCTGCTGCTGGGCGGGCGCTGCCGCTATTGCAAGACGAAGATCTCGATCCAGTACCCGCTGGTGGAGCTGTTGAGCGGCGTGCTCAGCGCCGTGGTGGTGTGGAAGTTCGGTCCGACCTGGCCGGCACTGGCCGGACTGGTGTTCACCTGGACGCTGATCGCCTTGGCCGGCATCGATTTCCGCACGCAACTCCTGCCCGACCAGCTCACCCTGCCCCTGCTGTGGCTGGGCCTGCTGCTGGCGCTGCTGCCGGTTTTCGTCGCCGCGCCGTCGGCCATCGTGGGCGCGGCCATCGGTTATCTCAGCCTGTGGTCCGTGTACTGGGGCTTCAAGTTGCTCACCGGCAAGGAGGGCATGGGCCACGGCGACTTCAAGCTGCTGGCCGCGCTGGGCGCGTGGATGGGGCCGGTGGCGCTGCTGCCCATCGTGCTGCTTTCCTCGCTCATCGGCGCCATCGTCGGCGGCAGCCTGATCGCGCTGAAGCGCCACGAGAGCGGTGTGCCGATGCCGTTCGGCCCCTTCATCGCCATGGCCGGCTGGGTATGGTTCGTGGCCGGCGACAGCCTGCTGCACGCCTACCTGCAGCTCACAGGCCTGCGATGAGCGATTACCTGGTCGCGCTTACCGGCGGCATCGCTGCCGGCAAGAGCGCGGTGACGCAGCGGTTCGCCGCCCTGGGCGTGCCGGTACACGATGCCGACGTCGCTGCGCGCGAAGTCGTCGCGCCAGACAGCGAAGGGCTGGCCGCCGTGCTCGCCGCCTTCGGCAGGGATGCGCTGGACGCGAAGGGCCATCTGGATCGCCCCGCCATGCGCCGCCGCGTGTTCGCCGATCCCGCGGCGCGGCAGACGCTGGAGGCCATCGTCCACCCGCGCGTGCGCCATTGGCTGCACGAACGCGCACTGGCCGACACGGCGCCGTACTGCCTGCTGGCGATCCCGTTGCTGGCCGAGAACCTCGATCATTACCGCTGGATCGACCGTGTGCTGCTGGTCGATGCCCCCGTGGATTTGCAACTGGCCCGGCTGATCGCCCGTGACGGCATCGACGAAACGCTGGCCCGGTGCATGCTGGCCCAGCAGGCCGATCGCGAGCAGCGTCTCGCACTGGCCCACGACGTGATCGACAACAGCGGCGACGAGGCCGCACTGGATGCGGCCGTGGCCGCGCTGCACCAGCGCTACCTGGCGCTGGCTGCCACACGTTAGCGAGCCGCCCTTACGGCAGGTGCGGGTAACCGGAGAAATCCAGCCGCGCCCGACCACCCTCCACCCGCAGCCGCGCCGGCACGCCGAACGGCAGCGTGAACTTGTCCGGCGCATGGCCGAACGGCAGGCCGTCCAGCACCGGGATGTCCACCACGCGGCGGATCTGCGCGAAACCTTCGGCCAACCCGTAGCCGTTGTCGTAGGTGCTGGGCCGGCAATCGGTGAAGTCGCCGAGGATCAGCGCGCGCTGCCGACCCAGAACGCCCGAAAGATGCAGCTGGTACAGCAGCCGCTCGATGCGGAACGGCGGCTCGCCCACGTCCTCCACGAACAGGATGCCGCCGTCGATGCGCGGGAAATACGGCGTGCCGAGCAGGCTGCACAGCATCGCGAGGTTGCCGCCCCACAGCGGACCTTCGAGATCCAGCGCATGCTCGCCGCTGCTGCTCCACTCGGCATGACCCTGCGACGCACGCACGGTCTGCCAGAAATGCGGCAGGGTCAGCGCGCTCGGCGTTTCCGCACCGAAATCGGGGCCAAGCATTGGGCCGCCGAACGTGACCAACCCACTTTTCGCGTACAGCGCCAACTGGATCGCGGTGAAATCGCTGTGGCCCACCAGCACAGTGTGCGTGCCCGACAGGCGTTCGCGCAGCGCGTCGTAGTGCAGGTGTTCCAGCAGGCGCGTCGCGCCGTAGCCGCCGCGTATCGCCAGCGCGATGTCCGGCAAGCTGTCCAGCGCGGCCAGCGCATTGATGTCGCCGGCGCGTTCGGCATCGCTGCCGGCGTAGCGCAGTTCGGTGCGCTCCAGCACGTCCAGGCCATCCACCGTGCTGCCCGCTTCGCGCAGGCGGGTTACGCCGCGCGCCATCGCGGCGCGGTCGTGCGGATAACCGGAGGGGGCGATCAAGCGGACGCGCGGCGTGCTCATGCGGCCACCATCGTCAGCCGCTGCCCCTGGCGCAGGTAGCCCAGCCGTTCGTAGAAGCGATGCGCCCTCTCGCGATGATCGCCGCTGGTGACCTCGAAGCGCGTGCAGCCCGCCGCCTTGAACCAGGCATGCGCGGCCATCACCAGTGCGTGGCCGATACCTCGCCCCCTGTGCGCTTCGTCGACCACCAGCGTGGTCAGCCGTCCAAGCGTTCCCTCGGCATGGAGCAGCGGCACCGCATGCAAGCCCAGGCAACCGAGCAGGCGCCCTTCGGATTCCGCCACGAACACTTGGTCGGCCCCGCTCGTAGCCAACTGCGTCAACTTCACGCGCAGCGTGTCTGGCTCCATCGCGTAACCCAACTGCCGGATCAATGCCGCGACCTGCTCGGCATCTCCCGCGTGGGCGGAACGAATCTCGACGTCGGTATTCACTCGCGCTCCCATTGCCATTGGACGGACAAGGCACCGCATTGGCTGCACCCAGGCCAGTATCGCCATGCAAGTATGGCCGCTCCGTCGTGGCAACGACATGGCGGCACCCGGCGCAAATCGGGCCGGACGCTGCGGCATCAGCGGCCAGGACGATTACACGTACTCGACCACTTCCAGTCCGAAACCGCCCAGCCCCACCAGCTTGCGCGGCGTGCCCAGCACGCGCAGCTTGTGCACGCCGAGATCGGCCAACATCTGCGCGCCCAGGCCGAGCTGGCGCCATTCCTGCTGCTGCACGGCCTCCGGCTCCAGCGTGGCGGGTTGGCGCTTGAGCCGGGCCAACAGCGCCTCCGGCGTGTCCTCGCCGGAAAGCACCAGCAGCACGCCGCGCCCTTCGTCGGCGATGCGGCGCAAGGCGCTGGTGACGGTGAGGCCAAGGTCGTCGCGCGTGAGGTGCAGCACGTCGGACAA
This genomic interval carries:
- a CDS encoding glycosyltransferase family 2 protein, with protein sequence MNRLSIILPAKNEAPALAQLLPRLRAAQPDAEIIVVDDGSSDDTRAVCSQSGVTCLSSPYSMGNGAAIKRGARAAKGELLVFMDGDGQHDPADVARLLAKLDEGFDMAVGARDWGSQAGVGRGVANTLYNWLATRMTGHPVADLTSGFRAVRADKFREFIHLLPNGFSYPTTSTMAFFRSAYPVAYVPIKAAQRVGKSHIKPIKDGVRFLLIIFKIATLYSPLKLFVPAAVAFFVLGCTNYAWTFMHEGRLTNGSTLLWSAAVVVFLIGLVSEQITALTYRRDV
- the pilB gene encoding type IV-A pilus assembly ATPase PilB, translated to MSSAMQTPLTGLTGLARRLVTEGLLPEADARQAVQESTQQRATLTSWLLDKNLVDSTRLLRLASQEFGMPMLDVATMNPAHLPISLVSEALLNKHRALPLFQRGKRLFVGIADPMQLNALEEIKFHSGCMVEPILVERGQLNRAIDTTLSSMHDVMPDMGGDDFGDLDTEGGDGDEGPSGIDANANDDAPVVKFVNKILVDAIKRGASDIHFEPFETQYRVRLRMDGMLRAVASPPLKMASRISSRLKVMAQLDIAEKRVPQDGRIKLNLSKSRAIDFRVSTLPTLFGEKIVLRILDGSAAKIGIEKLGYEPDQQKLFVDAIHKPYGMVLVTGPTGSGKTVSLYTGLNMLNTAERNISTAEDPVEIRVEGINQVQQNAKRGMTFASALRSFLRQDPDVIMVGEIRDLETAEIAIKAAQTGHMVLSTLHTNDAAQTIARLMNMGIAPYNITSSVTLIIAQRLARRLHSCKRQQNLPPQLLLDAGFTQKDIDEGLTIYEAVGCDECNEGYKGRVGIYQVMPMLEEIQKIVLQGGNALQIAEVARAAGINDLRASAMLKVKQGLTSLTEIDRVTKD
- a CDS encoding ketoacyl-ACP synthase III is translated as MPEVYIRGIGAALGGHIEQNDAVTLGQPEAECQRIVAKVGVHSRPIAAEGQYTSDLARAAVASLLEKTATPAGEVGALLVCTQTPDHLIPGVSSRLHGQFDFPADCFVLDINQGCSGFVLGSQVMANWLRASGGQGVLANADTYSRLIRPDDLATRMLFGDAAAATLYSTRPGGLRIVDCRSYADGSGYDAFVARGSALRIDAQGAAGICMDGPGILNFALRKVPEAMAHALDAQGLAAEKLRMVLFHQANSFVVGQLMRKLKLAEAQVPQNCAHLGNTVSASIPLLLLEQMDKLRPGDLVLAVGFGVGLSWGTLLLECVKNQGVA
- a CDS encoding type II secretion system F family protein, which produces MATASATAKKDTRTLGAERAAVSKLTTYEWEALDKRGKRMKGEMPAKNASLVKAELRRQGMNPQTVKERAKPLFGSSGSTVQPRDVAVFSRQIATMMMSGVPMVQSFDIIADGQKNVRFKNMLMDVKQGLEGGQALHEALGRYPVQFDELYRNLVRAGEASGVLDTVLDTVATYKERTEALKKKIKKALFYPIMVVAVAILVSMIMLLFVVPVFADTFKQAGAALPAPTQFVVSASEFMKSWWWMILIVIVGGVVGLVQGKRRSVKFAHFLDRVTLKLPVFGKIMRESAIARFARTLGVTFHAGVPLVEALDSVSGATGSVVYGDAVKQMRDDISVGHQLQLAMKQTGLFPNMVVQMTAIGEESGALDNMLFKVAEFYEEEVENAVDTLSTLLEPMIMVILGVVVGGMVVALYLPIFKLAGTF
- the vioB gene encoding dTDP-4-amino-4,6-dideoxy-D-glucose acetyltransferase VioB, whose product is MSAKPLLLLGRGGFGREVAAWIAARAMPFAVLGFLDDENPGEPDVLGSIQGHEPRQDASYLTCFGDGHARHQVRTQLQARGARFASLVSPDAMTATPLEDAINGIFLGACSISAGVALGDDLLVQGFAVVGHDVAIGTGVTISSHAFIGGHATLEPFCTVHPHAVVLPHVVVGEGAVVGAGSVVIKDVPPGATVFGAPAKIIVPGVRDA
- a CDS encoding SDR family oxidoreductase; its protein translation is MFEGKTLLVTGATSGIGFATTRRLLAEGARVVAVGRNPQRLAELVQHGGDAVLPLAFDLTDFARYREVLAPVPALDGLVHSAGIVENNPLRFFSLETHQRIVAINQTAPLALVAELARSNKLNAGSAIVLLSSILGQGIGMKGTASYAGTKAALTAFARVMALELAHKGIRVNCVAPGMVQTELVENQHQLSEEAMQADRARYPLGKRYATAHEVAAAIRFLLSSDAAFMTGQTLVVDGGFTAQ